In Candidatus Electrothrix scaldis, the genomic window GGGGTATCGGTCCGTACTACCATCAGATCAATAATCTCTCCAGGAATGCTTGAGGAGTCAAAAACCCGTGCCGAGCCGGGTGCGCGCAGGGCCTGCATGAGGGGAGGATTCCAGGTAACGGCAGCCCCATCGGAATCCGCAGTAAAAAGAGCGGCAATATCAGCATCGCTGGTGTTGATCAAATTAACATCCTGCTCACTCATACCGTTCATATCCAGAGCTCTGGCTAACAGATAATGAGAAACAGAGAGCTCCACCAGAGTAATTTTTCGGCCCTTTAAATCTGTTACCTTTGAGCCATTTTTCATGATAATGCCGTCATTACCATTGGAAAAATCTCCGACAATCAAGGCAGTGGAATCAACACCGCCCACAGCTGGGATAGTCAGGGCATCCATATTAGCCATAGTACACGCGTCAAATTTTCCTGAAGTATAGAGATTAATGGACTCTATATAATCATTAACCAAGGTCAACTTGATCTCAATATTATATTTATCTGCCCATTTTTTGAGAATACCGCTCTGTTGAGCATATCCCCAAGGCTCCCACCCCACATAATGGGACCAGGCAACATTAAATTTCTCTTTTTTTTCTGCTGCCTGAAGCGAGGAACCGCAGAAAAGCACGGCAGAAAGGAGGGTAACAACTATAAGCCGCACAACAGACGCCTGATGTTTCATCGGATTCTCTCCATACTTTATTTACTTATTTTAAAGACGCAGCTTTTCCGGCTGCACCCATTACAGTATATTCTTCCAGGCTACGTAAAATTGATAAATATCACGATAAATTTACCTTGTCAATAAATCGCCCGTTA contains:
- a CDS encoding putative urea ABC transporter substrate-binding protein gives rise to the protein MKHQASVVRLIVVTLLSAVLFCGSSLQAAEKKEKFNVAWSHYVGWEPWGYAQQSGILKKWADKYNIEIKLTLVNDYIESINLYTSGKFDACTMANMDALTIPAVGGVDSTALIVGDFSNGNDGIIMKNGSKVTDLKGRKITLVELSVSHYLLARALDMNGMSEQDVNLINTSDADIAALFTADSDGAAVTWNPPLMQALRAPGSARVFDSSSIPGEIIDLMVVRTDTPETLKKALVGAWYEVMAIMESDGPKKEEAIAAMAQTSGGTVDEFKQQLATTAMFYKAADAAAFVASTKPKETMEHVRQFSYDKGLYGESAPSPDIVGISFDDGSVLGDKKNIKLRFTAKYMQ